One genomic segment of Amycolatopsis sp. WQ 127309 includes these proteins:
- a CDS encoding SDR family oxidoreductase: MTTYFVTGATGFLGKRLVARLLRRPETSAVYALVRETSRERLSVLAEGWANAGKLHPAVGDLTEPRLGVDADGLPHLDHVVHLAAVYDFTADEETNRRANVEGTRHLLAFAATAGAGLVHHVSSIAVAGDHAGRFTEADFDLGQHFGSPYHATKFQAEKLVREQPLPYRVYRPSAVVGDSRTGEMDKIDGPYYFLPAISRLAALPRRLPLAAPDLGATNLVPVDYVVEAMEHLMHRDAPAGATYHLAAARPQSLNSVYNAFARVAGGPAIRAVLPAKPSNVLRRAGTRLAHAAAAGVDRVPGGRATRAAVLDELDVPLEVLPHLSTEVVFDTARTTTALFGSGIQLPELRDYAAPLYRFWRAHLDPDRARRTHGLAGRTVLITGSSSGIGRASALAVARKGAKVLLVARRADELEDVRSEITAAGGIAAAYPCDLTDGDAVDALVKDVLSDHGAVDMLVNNAGRSIRRSVSLSTERFHDYERTMAINYFGPVRLILGLLPSMARRHFGHVVNVTTMGLQTDTPRFSAYLASKAALEQFGLTAGRETLSDGVTFTSVRMPLVRTPMIAPTGYRGIPSSSPERAAALVVKALEERPAILSLPEGRAAELATLVAPRLSRFAAHLAHRATRESAPEARGLPGRPAPAAVAAAITRVIWRRRA, encoded by the coding sequence ATGACCACCTACTTCGTGACGGGCGCGACGGGTTTCCTCGGGAAACGCCTGGTCGCCCGGCTGCTGCGGCGACCGGAGACGTCCGCGGTGTACGCGCTCGTGCGGGAGACCTCGCGGGAGCGGCTGTCGGTGCTCGCGGAGGGCTGGGCGAACGCCGGCAAGCTGCATCCCGCGGTCGGCGACCTGACCGAGCCGCGACTGGGCGTCGACGCCGACGGGCTGCCGCACCTGGACCACGTCGTCCACCTCGCGGCGGTCTACGACTTCACCGCGGACGAGGAGACCAACCGGCGCGCCAACGTCGAGGGCACCCGGCACCTGCTCGCCTTCGCCGCGACGGCCGGGGCGGGGCTCGTGCACCACGTGTCCTCGATCGCCGTCGCGGGCGATCACGCCGGGCGCTTCACCGAGGCCGACTTCGACCTCGGCCAGCACTTCGGGTCGCCGTACCACGCGACGAAGTTCCAGGCCGAGAAGCTCGTCCGCGAGCAGCCGCTGCCCTACCGCGTCTACCGGCCCTCGGCCGTCGTCGGCGACTCGCGCACCGGCGAGATGGACAAGATCGACGGCCCGTACTACTTCCTGCCCGCGATCTCGCGGCTGGCGGCGCTGCCCCGGCGTCTCCCGCTGGCCGCGCCCGACCTCGGCGCGACCAACCTGGTGCCGGTCGACTACGTCGTCGAGGCGATGGAACACCTGATGCACCGGGACGCGCCGGCCGGGGCGACCTACCACCTCGCCGCCGCGCGCCCGCAGTCGCTGAACTCCGTCTACAACGCCTTCGCGCGCGTCGCGGGCGGGCCGGCGATCCGGGCCGTGCTGCCCGCGAAGCCGTCGAACGTGCTGCGGCGGGCGGGCACCCGGCTCGCGCACGCGGCCGCCGCCGGGGTCGACCGCGTGCCCGGCGGGCGCGCGACGCGGGCCGCCGTCCTCGACGAGCTGGACGTCCCGCTCGAAGTCCTGCCGCACCTGAGCACCGAGGTCGTCTTCGACACCGCGCGCACGACGACGGCGCTGTTCGGCAGCGGCATCCAGCTCCCGGAGCTGCGCGACTACGCCGCGCCGCTCTACCGCTTCTGGCGGGCGCACCTCGACCCCGACCGCGCCCGCCGCACCCACGGCCTGGCCGGACGGACGGTGCTGATCACCGGCTCGTCGTCCGGCATCGGCCGCGCGTCGGCGCTCGCCGTGGCCCGCAAGGGCGCGAAGGTGCTCCTCGTGGCCCGGCGTGCCGACGAACTGGAGGACGTCCGCAGCGAGATCACGGCCGCGGGCGGCATCGCGGCGGCCTACCCGTGCGACCTCACCGACGGCGACGCGGTCGACGCGCTGGTCAAGGACGTGCTGAGCGACCACGGCGCCGTCGACATGCTGGTCAACAACGCCGGCCGATCGATCCGGCGCTCGGTTTCGCTGTCCACGGAACGGTTCCACGACTACGAGCGCACGATGGCGATCAACTACTTCGGCCCCGTGCGGCTCATCCTCGGGCTGCTGCCGTCGATGGCGCGGCGGCACTTCGGCCACGTCGTCAACGTCACCACCATGGGCCTGCAGACCGACACCCCGCGCTTCTCCGCCTACCTGGCCTCGAAAGCGGCCCTGGAGCAGTTCGGCCTGACCGCCGGGCGCGAGACGCTCTCGGACGGCGTCACCTTCACCTCCGTCCGGATGCCGCTGGTGCGGACGCCGATGATCGCGCCGACCGGCTACCGCGGGATCCCGTCGAGCAGCCCGGAACGCGCGGCCGCGCTCGTCGTCAAGGCCCTCGAAGAGCGGCCCGCGATCCTCAGCCTCCCCGAAGGGCGGGCCGCCGAGCTGGCGACGCTCGTCGCGCCGCGGCTCTCCCGCTTCGCCGCGCACCTCGCCCACCGGGCGACGCGGGAGTCGGCGCCGGAGGCCCGCGGGCTGCCGGGCCGGCCCGCGCCGGCGGCCGTCGCGGCGGCGATCACCCGCGTGATCTGGCGCCGTCGTGCGTGA
- a CDS encoding NAD(P)/FAD-dependent oxidoreductase, translated as MSEPRKIVVVGAGLGGASAAAALRERGYPGEVLLMGSDPHRPYELPPLSKGVLLGTTDEPDWVHEEKYYAEKDIRFTPGVTATRVELGARLVLDDAGGEHRYDRLVLATGSRPKALPVPGGDLPGLYTLRSLDDALKLRSAFAEAERVVVIGAGWIGSEAAAAARSHDADVTVVDPVAVPLSTVIGETIGGVFRDLHTENGVHWRLGEQVAEITGGPDGVRGVKLGNGDELPADVVLVAVGAAPRVELAHAAGLELSDDGGVAVDAGLRTAAPDVYAVGDIAAHFHPRYGRRIRVEHWQNAKDQGTHVAQNLLGENEPYLASPYFFTDQYDLGCEYRGLADPAADELVVRGDLASREFTAFWLRDGEVAAAMNVNMWDDGDALSALVDGRTKVTAEQLETGDLADLG; from the coding sequence ATGTCGGAGCCGCGGAAGATCGTCGTCGTCGGAGCGGGCCTGGGCGGTGCGTCCGCCGCGGCCGCGTTGCGCGAACGCGGTTACCCCGGCGAAGTCCTGCTGATGGGGTCCGATCCGCACCGGCCGTACGAGCTGCCGCCGCTGTCGAAGGGCGTCCTGCTCGGCACCACCGACGAACCCGATTGGGTGCACGAAGAGAAGTACTACGCGGAGAAGGACATCCGGTTCACCCCCGGTGTCACCGCGACTCGCGTCGAGCTGGGCGCGCGGCTGGTCCTGGACGACGCGGGCGGCGAGCACCGCTACGACCGCCTCGTGCTGGCCACCGGCTCGCGCCCGAAGGCCCTCCCGGTCCCCGGCGGCGACCTGCCGGGTCTCTACACGCTGCGCAGCCTCGACGACGCGCTCAAGCTGCGGTCCGCGTTCGCCGAGGCGGAGCGCGTGGTCGTGATCGGCGCCGGCTGGATCGGCTCGGAAGCCGCCGCGGCCGCCCGCTCGCACGACGCGGACGTCACGGTGGTGGACCCGGTCGCGGTCCCGCTCTCGACGGTCATCGGCGAGACGATCGGCGGGGTGTTCCGGGACCTGCACACGGAAAACGGCGTCCACTGGCGCCTGGGCGAGCAGGTCGCGGAGATCACGGGCGGCCCGGACGGCGTCCGCGGCGTCAAGCTGGGCAACGGCGACGAGCTGCCGGCGGACGTGGTCCTGGTGGCGGTCGGCGCGGCCCCGCGGGTCGAGCTGGCCCACGCGGCGGGCCTGGAGCTGTCCGACGACGGCGGCGTCGCGGTGGACGCGGGCCTGCGCACCGCGGCCCCGGACGTCTACGCGGTCGGCGACATCGCGGCCCACTTCCACCCGCGCTACGGCCGCCGCATCCGCGTGGAGCACTGGCAGAACGCGAAGGACCAGGGCACGCACGTGGCGCAGAACCTGCTGGGGGAGAACGAGCCCTACCTGGCGTCGCCGTACTTCTTCACCGACCAGTACGACCTGGGCTGCGAGTACCGCGGCCTGGCGGATCCGGCGGCGGACGAGCTGGTGGTGCGGGGCGACCTCGCGTCGCGGGAGTTCACGGCGTTCTGGCTCCGCGATGGCGAAGTGGCGGCGGCGATGAACGTGAACATGTGGGACGACGGCGACGCCCTGAGCGCGCTGGTCGACGGCCGCACGAAGGTGACGGCGGAGCAGCTCGAGACGGGCGATCTGGCGGACCTCGGCTGA
- a CDS encoding multidrug effflux MFS transporter gives MTDTAEPAAPTRRAQLKFVLILGGLSAFGPLSIDMYLPALPQMAGDLHAADTTVQLTLSAFIVGLAVGQLVLGPLSDALGRRGPLLVGLVLYVVGSVLCAVSPDAWLLVAARGIQSLGAAAGIVIARAAVRDLYSGTAMTKFFSTLMLVSGLAPILAPLIGGQLLNWTSWRGVFVVLTVFGAVLLAVVAFALPEPLPVSRRSPARLGRVMKTYGRLAVDRTFAGYALASGLLFASMFAYISGSSFALQGVYGLSPQAYSVVFGANGVGIVLAGQLNGRLVGRVPERTLLLAGLLLGALGGVLVLVSALAHLPLAALLVSLFLLVSSIGLVMPNASSLALAEHARSAGAASALLGVLQFVVGGVATPLVGLGGPGTAVPMAATIAGFALLALVAFLTLTRPVVRPDPVS, from the coding sequence ATGACCGACACGGCGGAACCTGCCGCGCCCACCCGGCGCGCGCAGCTGAAGTTCGTCCTGATCCTGGGCGGGCTCTCGGCGTTCGGGCCCCTGTCCATCGACATGTACCTGCCGGCGCTGCCGCAGATGGCGGGCGACCTGCACGCCGCGGACACCACGGTGCAGCTGACGCTCAGCGCGTTCATCGTCGGCCTCGCGGTCGGCCAGCTGGTGCTCGGGCCGCTGTCGGACGCGCTCGGCCGGCGCGGGCCGCTCCTCGTGGGGCTGGTCCTGTACGTCGTGGGCTCGGTGCTGTGCGCGGTCAGCCCGGACGCGTGGCTGCTCGTCGCCGCCCGGGGCATCCAGTCCCTCGGCGCCGCCGCGGGCATCGTGATCGCCCGCGCCGCCGTGCGCGACCTGTACTCCGGCACCGCGATGACGAAGTTCTTCTCGACGCTGATGCTGGTCAGCGGCCTGGCCCCGATCCTCGCCCCGCTGATCGGCGGCCAGCTGCTGAACTGGACGTCGTGGCGCGGGGTGTTCGTCGTGCTGACGGTGTTCGGCGCCGTGTTGCTGGCCGTGGTGGCTTTCGCGCTCCCCGAGCCGCTGCCGGTTTCCCGGCGCTCACCGGCGCGTCTCGGCCGGGTGATGAAGACGTACGGGCGGCTGGCGGTGGACCGGACGTTCGCGGGCTACGCGCTGGCGTCCGGCCTGCTGTTCGCGTCGATGTTCGCCTACATCTCGGGGTCGTCGTTCGCGCTGCAGGGGGTGTACGGGTTGAGCCCACAGGCCTACAGCGTGGTCTTCGGCGCCAACGGCGTCGGCATCGTGCTGGCGGGCCAGCTCAACGGCCGGCTGGTGGGCCGGGTTCCCGAGCGCACGCTGCTGCTCGCCGGTCTCCTCCTCGGCGCACTCGGCGGCGTCCTGGTGCTGGTGTCGGCGCTGGCGCACCTGCCGCTGGCCGCGCTGCTGGTGTCGTTGTTCCTGCTGGTGTCGAGCATCGGCCTGGTGATGCCGAACGCGAGTTCCCTGGCCCTGGCCGAACACGCCCGCTCGGCGGGCGCGGCGTCGGCGTTGCTGGGCGTGCTGCAGTTCGTGGTCGGCGGAGTGGCCACACCGCTGGTGGGCTTGGGCGGCCCGGGAACGGCCGTCCCGATGGCGGCGACCATCGCCGGGTTCGCGCTGCTGGCGCTGGTGGCGTTCCTGACGCTCACCCGGCCGGTGGTCAGGCCGGATCCGGTGTCTTGA
- a CDS encoding fumarylacetoacetate hydrolase family protein → MQLVRLGEPGSERPYVRADDGTTYGLSGLTADVDGGFLATGGLARVAAALAAGELPAEDVTGLRVGSPIAQPGKVVCIGMNYRRHAEETGATPPTEPVVFMKAPDVVVGPGDDVLIPRRSVSTDWEVELGVVIGTTARYLDSVEEALDHVAGYVVSNDVSERALQFSTAQWDKGKSCENFNPLGPALVPAAQVPDPQDLGLRLWVNGEKKQDSSTKDMIFSVAEIIHHLSQVMVLRPGDLINTGTPEGVALGQPDPKPYLRDGDVIELEIDGLGRQRQTARQA, encoded by the coding sequence GTGCAGCTGGTACGCCTCGGAGAGCCGGGAAGCGAGCGTCCGTACGTCCGCGCCGACGACGGTACGACCTACGGGCTGAGCGGGCTGACCGCCGACGTCGACGGCGGGTTCCTCGCCACCGGCGGCCTCGCCCGGGTGGCCGCCGCGCTCGCCGCCGGGGAGCTGCCGGCGGAAGACGTCACGGGCCTGCGCGTCGGCTCGCCGATCGCCCAGCCGGGCAAGGTCGTCTGCATCGGGATGAACTACCGCCGCCACGCCGAGGAGACCGGCGCGACGCCGCCGACCGAGCCCGTCGTGTTCATGAAGGCGCCGGACGTCGTGGTCGGCCCCGGCGACGACGTCCTCATCCCGCGCAGGTCGGTCAGCACCGACTGGGAGGTCGAGCTCGGCGTCGTCATCGGCACGACCGCCCGCTACCTCGACAGCGTCGAGGAGGCCCTGGACCACGTCGCCGGGTACGTCGTCTCGAACGACGTTTCCGAGCGTGCGCTGCAGTTCAGCACCGCCCAGTGGGACAAGGGCAAGTCCTGCGAGAACTTCAACCCGCTCGGCCCGGCACTCGTGCCCGCGGCGCAGGTGCCCGATCCGCAGGACCTCGGCCTGCGGCTGTGGGTCAACGGCGAGAAGAAGCAGGACTCGTCGACCAAGGACATGATCTTCTCCGTGGCCGAGATCATCCACCACCTGAGCCAGGTGATGGTGCTGCGCCCCGGCGACCTGATCAACACCGGCACGCCCGAAGGCGTCGCGCTCGGCCAGCCCGACCCGAAGCCGTACCTGCGCGACGGCGACGTGATCGAGCTGGAGATCGACGGCCTCGGCCGGCAGCGCCAGACCGCGAGGCAGGCCTGA
- a CDS encoding enolase C-terminal domain-like protein codes for MAKIIGMEVLDVRFPTSRELDGSDAMNPDPDYSAAYVVLHTDGGPDGYGLAFTIGRGNDVQAAAIRALAPHVVGRDVPADAAALGDLSRTLVGDSQFRWLGPEKGVAHMAVGAVVNAAWDLAARRAGLPVWKFAARMTPEELVSLVDFRYLSDALTEAEALDILRAAEPGRAERVAQLEATGYRAYSTSPGWLGYADAKLVRLSEQAVADGFDMIKLKVGGNLDDDVRRMKLARETVGDDIRIAVDANQRWDVSAAITWMTALAPYDPYWIEEPTSPDDILGHAAIAKALAPIRVATGEHVQNRVMFKQLLQANAISVLQLDAARVGGFNENLAILLLAAKFGVPVCPHAGGVGLCELVRHLSLFDFVAVSASDTDRTIEWVDHLHEHFTDPAVVQRGRYLAPTAPGFSARMHDATLRRFRFPDGPEWTETASE; via the coding sequence ATGGCGAAGATCATCGGCATGGAGGTCCTCGACGTCCGGTTCCCGACGTCGCGGGAGCTCGACGGCTCCGACGCGATGAACCCCGACCCGGACTACTCCGCGGCCTACGTCGTGCTGCACACCGACGGCGGCCCGGACGGCTACGGCCTCGCGTTCACCATCGGCCGCGGCAACGACGTCCAGGCCGCCGCGATCCGCGCGCTCGCGCCGCACGTCGTCGGCCGCGACGTCCCGGCGGACGCGGCCGCGCTCGGCGACCTGTCGCGCACGCTCGTCGGCGACTCGCAGTTCCGCTGGCTGGGCCCGGAAAAGGGCGTCGCGCACATGGCGGTCGGCGCGGTCGTCAACGCCGCGTGGGACCTCGCCGCGCGCCGCGCCGGCCTCCCGGTCTGGAAGTTCGCGGCCCGGATGACGCCCGAAGAGCTGGTGTCGCTCGTCGACTTCCGGTACCTGAGTGACGCGCTCACCGAGGCCGAAGCCCTCGACATCCTGCGTGCCGCCGAGCCCGGCCGGGCCGAGCGGGTCGCGCAGCTGGAAGCCACCGGCTACCGCGCCTACAGCACGTCTCCCGGCTGGCTCGGGTACGCCGACGCGAAGCTGGTCCGGCTGTCCGAACAGGCCGTCGCGGACGGCTTCGACATGATCAAGCTCAAGGTCGGCGGCAACCTCGACGACGACGTCCGGCGGATGAAACTCGCCCGCGAGACGGTCGGCGACGACATCCGCATCGCCGTCGACGCCAACCAGCGCTGGGACGTCTCCGCCGCGATCACCTGGATGACCGCGCTGGCGCCGTACGACCCGTACTGGATCGAAGAACCGACGTCCCCGGACGACATCCTCGGCCACGCCGCCATCGCGAAAGCGCTTGCGCCGATCCGCGTCGCCACCGGCGAGCACGTCCAGAACCGCGTGATGTTCAAGCAGCTCCTGCAGGCGAACGCGATCTCCGTGCTCCAACTGGACGCCGCCCGCGTCGGCGGGTTCAACGAGAACCTGGCGATCCTGTTGCTGGCCGCCAAGTTCGGTGTCCCGGTGTGCCCGCACGCCGGCGGCGTCGGGCTCTGCGAGCTCGTGCGGCACCTGTCGCTGTTCGACTTCGTCGCGGTGTCGGCGTCGGACACCGACCGCACCATCGAGTGGGTCGACCACCTGCACGAGCACTTCACCGACCCGGCCGTCGTGCAGCGCGGCCGGTACCTCGCCCCGACCGCCCCCGGGTTCTCCGCGCGCATGCACGACGCCACGCTGCGCCGGTTCCGCTTCCCGGACGGTCCCGAGTGGACGGAGACCGCAAGTGAGTGA
- a CDS encoding SDR family NAD(P)-dependent oxidoreductase has product MSEFEGLVAAVTGGASGIGLATATLLAERGAQVAVLDLKPGDDGFRCDVSSDDEVRTAIDAVVERFGRLDILVNNAGIGAQGDVTANGDDEWHRVFDVNVVGMVRLARAALPHLRNSPSAAIVNTCSIAAWAGLPSRALYSASKGAVLSLTLAMATDHLPDRIRVNCVCPGTADTPWVGRLLDSAGDPAAERAALAARQPMGRLVTADEVANAIVYLASPLSASTTGTALAVDGGMYGLRPRGPVQQ; this is encoded by the coding sequence GTGAGTGAATTCGAGGGCCTGGTGGCCGCCGTCACCGGAGGCGCCTCGGGGATCGGCCTGGCGACGGCGACCCTGCTGGCCGAACGCGGCGCCCAGGTGGCGGTGCTCGACCTCAAACCGGGCGACGACGGCTTCCGCTGTGACGTCTCCTCGGACGACGAGGTGCGCACCGCGATCGACGCCGTCGTGGAACGCTTCGGGCGGCTCGACATCCTCGTCAACAACGCCGGCATCGGCGCGCAGGGCGACGTCACCGCCAACGGCGACGACGAGTGGCACCGCGTGTTCGACGTCAACGTCGTCGGCATGGTCCGGCTCGCCCGGGCCGCGTTGCCGCACCTCAGGAACTCGCCGTCCGCGGCGATCGTCAACACCTGCTCCATCGCGGCCTGGGCCGGCCTGCCCAGCCGCGCGCTCTACTCGGCCAGCAAGGGTGCGGTGCTCTCGCTGACCCTGGCCATGGCGACCGACCACCTGCCCGACCGGATCCGCGTCAACTGCGTGTGCCCGGGCACGGCGGACACCCCCTGGGTGGGCCGGCTGCTCGACTCCGCCGGCGACCCGGCGGCCGAACGCGCGGCGCTCGCCGCGCGCCAGCCGATGGGCCGGCTGGTCACCGCCGACGAGGTCGCGAACGCGATCGTCTACCTCGCCAGCCCGCTGTCCGCTTCGACCACCGGCACCGCGCTCGCGGTCGACGGTGGCATGTACGGCCTGCGCCCGCGCGGCCCCGTTCAGCAGTAA
- a CDS encoding sugar ABC transporter substrate-binding protein: protein MIQVAATAAVCGLVLAACGSTKDNAAAPSAGGGDTGGKVGATLPLLTSPFWQAYNNYVPQMAKTEGVDVLPTVNADSDPAKLITDIGTFLNQGVKGLVVTPLDSAAIVAGLKQAENKGVPVVAVDVAPESGKVAMVVRADNKAYGTKACDAIGEKVKSGKVVQIQGDLASVNGRDRSEAFKACMAQKYPGIQVLDIPAEWKADKASSGLDSMLTANPDIKGVYMQAGGVYLAPTEQALKRKNLFFPVGDPKHIVLVSNDGIPQELAAIRAGELDATVSQPADAYAKYGLYWLKKAMAGETFKPGPTDHDSTIVEISPGILEDQLPAPVITKANVDDKALWGNNL from the coding sequence GTGATCCAGGTGGCCGCCACGGCCGCCGTCTGCGGCCTGGTGCTGGCCGCCTGCGGGTCCACTAAGGACAATGCGGCCGCGCCGAGCGCGGGCGGGGGCGACACCGGCGGCAAGGTCGGCGCGACCCTGCCGCTGCTGACCTCGCCGTTCTGGCAGGCCTACAACAACTACGTGCCGCAGATGGCGAAGACCGAGGGCGTCGACGTCCTCCCGACGGTCAACGCCGACAGCGACCCGGCGAAGCTGATCACCGACATCGGCACGTTCCTCAACCAGGGCGTCAAGGGCCTGGTCGTGACGCCGCTGGACTCCGCGGCGATCGTCGCCGGGCTCAAGCAGGCGGAGAACAAGGGCGTGCCGGTGGTCGCGGTCGACGTCGCCCCCGAGAGCGGCAAGGTCGCGATGGTGGTGCGGGCCGACAACAAGGCCTACGGCACCAAGGCGTGCGACGCGATCGGCGAGAAGGTCAAGTCCGGCAAGGTCGTGCAGATCCAGGGTGACCTCGCCTCGGTCAACGGCCGCGACCGCTCGGAGGCCTTCAAGGCCTGCATGGCGCAGAAGTACCCGGGCATCCAGGTGCTGGACATCCCGGCCGAGTGGAAGGCCGACAAGGCGTCCTCCGGCCTCGACAGCATGCTGACGGCGAACCCGGACATCAAGGGCGTCTACATGCAGGCCGGCGGTGTCTACCTGGCCCCGACCGAGCAGGCGCTCAAGCGCAAGAACCTGTTCTTCCCGGTCGGCGACCCGAAGCACATCGTGCTCGTGTCCAACGACGGCATCCCGCAGGAGCTGGCCGCGATCCGGGCCGGCGAGCTGGACGCCACGGTGTCCCAGCCCGCCGACGCGTACGCGAAGTACGGCCTGTACTGGCTGAAGAAGGCCATGGCCGGCGAGACGTTCAAGCCGGGCCCGACCGACCACGACAGCACCATCGTCGAGATCAGCCCCGGCATCCTCGAGGACCAGCTGCCCGCGCCCGTCATCACCAAGGCCAACGTGGACGACAAGGCCCTGTGGGGGAACAACCTGTGA